From Medicago truncatula cultivar Jemalong A17 chromosome 7, MtrunA17r5.0-ANR, whole genome shotgun sequence, a single genomic window includes:
- the LOC25498570 gene encoding tropinone reductase homolog At5g06060, with protein sequence MAETKLSSFKDQRWSLQGMTALVTGGTRGLGYAIVEELAEFGASVHICARNQDDINKCLEEWKGKGFCVTGSTCDLLFREQREKLMETVASTFQGKLNILVNNAGIFTPKPIMDYTDEDIASTIGTNFVSSYHLCQLAHPLLKQSGYGSIVYISSISGLKALPFVSVYAASKGAMNQCTKNLALEWAKDNIRANVVAPGPVMTLLLENAMKLVAGVDNAIKDIVSQTPGGRIGEPKDISGLVAFLCLPAASHITGQIIAADGGFTI encoded by the exons ATGGCAGAAACAAAGTTAAGCAGCTTCAAAGATCAAAGATGGTCACTCCAAGGAATGACAGCTCTAGTGACTGGTGGAACACGAGGCTTAGG GTATGCAATTGTGGAAGAGTTAGCAGAATTTGGGGCAAGTGTGCATATATGTGCAAGAAATCAAGATGATATTAACAAATGTTTGGAAGAGTGGAAAGGCAAAGGATTTTGTGTGACAGGTTCAACTTGTGATTTATTATTTCGTGAACAACGTGAAAAATTGATGGAAACTGTTGCTTCAACCTTTCAAGGAAAACTCAATATTCTA GTAAACAATGCTGGAATATTTACTCCTAAACCCATCATGGATTATACTGATGAAGATATAGCATCTACAATTGGTACCAATTTTGTGTCTAGTTACCATTTGTGTCAACTTGCACATCCTCTTCTAAAACAATCTGGATATGGAAGCATAGTATACATATCCTCAATTTCAGGTCTCAAAGCCTTGCCTTTTGTTTCTGTCTATGCAGCCTCTAAAg GAGCCATGAATCAATGTACCAAGAACTTAGCATTGGAATGGGCAAAGGATAATATTCGTGCTAATGTTGTGGCACCTGGACCTGTGATGACCTTACTTTTGGAGAATGCTATG aaattagtTGCCGGAGTGGATAATGCTATCAAGGATATAGTGTCTCAAACACCTGGTGGTCGGATTGGAGAACCTAAAGATATATCAGGATTGGTTGCTTTTCTTTGTCTTCCAGCTGCATCACACATCACTGGACAAATTATAGCAGCAGATGGAGGCTTCactatttaa